From the genome of Pseudodesulfovibrio sp. S3, one region includes:
- a CDS encoding Nif3-like dinuclear metal center hexameric protein, translating into MKIKDILSIFRKCAPEDNQSSWDNSGVQIAGTVEATDRVAVTLEPTPAALSKCLEWGAGAIITHHPLYMKPKAPDSDGMYLDVLRQVITAGAWLYSAHTSLDTRPSGPAFWLGESLGLEDKRLLEVEHGRAPVEASFYLEDPISREAADIWTNHDGVHSVSQSRTGEVRVVCDEVDWNAVADKIEFSVGRRPLFYLRSLTAPRREVGFGEVGTLPAPLTWNGFMDILGPLVKRDALLVSGPEPDKVSTVAYCGGSGSSLIDRAAKAGADVFITGDMKYHPAVETPVCVVDAGHFSLEEEMMRRFSLELQEAMPDAQVRFFEGLDPFRVHVSR; encoded by the coding sequence ATGAAAATTAAAGATATTTTATCGATATTTCGCAAATGCGCCCCTGAGGACAACCAGAGTTCCTGGGACAACAGCGGCGTGCAGATCGCAGGCACGGTGGAAGCAACGGATCGTGTGGCCGTGACCCTGGAACCGACGCCTGCGGCCTTGTCGAAATGCCTTGAATGGGGAGCCGGTGCCATCATCACCCACCACCCGCTGTACATGAAACCCAAGGCTCCCGACAGCGACGGCATGTATTTGGATGTACTGCGCCAGGTCATCACGGCCGGAGCCTGGCTCTACAGCGCCCACACCTCCCTGGACACCCGACCCTCGGGTCCGGCCTTTTGGCTGGGAGAGAGCCTGGGGCTTGAGGACAAACGCCTCCTTGAGGTCGAACACGGACGCGCGCCCGTAGAGGCCTCGTTCTACTTGGAGGACCCCATCTCCCGCGAAGCCGCCGACATCTGGACCAACCACGACGGCGTGCATTCGGTCTCCCAGAGCCGCACCGGCGAAGTGCGGGTGGTCTGCGACGAGGTCGACTGGAACGCGGTGGCGGACAAAATCGAATTTTCCGTGGGCAGGCGGCCCCTGTTTTACCTGCGCTCCCTGACCGCCCCCAGACGCGAGGTGGGCTTCGGCGAGGTCGGCACCCTGCCCGCCCCCCTGACCTGGAACGGGTTCATGGATATCCTGGGCCCGCTCGTCAAGCGCGACGCCCTGCTGGTCTCCGGCCCTGAACCCGATAAAGTCTCCACAGTGGCTTACTGCGGCGGGTCCGGGTCGTCACTCATCGACCGCGCGGCCAAGGCCGGTGCAGACGTGTTCATTACCGGGGACATGAAGTACCACCCGGCCGTGGAAACACCCGTCTGCGTGGTGGATGCAGGACATTTTTCGTTGGAAGAGGAAATGATGCGCCGTTTTTCCTTGGAACTCCAAGAGGCAATGCCTGATGCACAAGTGCGCTTCTTCG